In Nicotiana tabacum cultivar K326 chromosome 2, ASM71507v2, whole genome shotgun sequence, the following proteins share a genomic window:
- the LOC107829326 gene encoding putative uridine nucleosidase 1 isoform X1: MSNCDGDLVDGFVTTNNYSFAKQREKIIIDTDPGIDDSMAILMAFQTPEVEIIGLTTIFGNVTTKDATRNALLLCETAGYPDVPVAEGSPEPLKRGEPRVADFVHGSDGLGNLFLPCPNSKKNDNSASEFLVEKVSEYPGEVSILALGPLTNLALAVKRDSTFASKVKRVVVLGGSFFALGNVNPAAEANIYGDPEAADIVFTSGANIDIVGINITTQVKLTDADLEELRQSEGKHAKILGNMCKFYRDWHVKSDGVYGIFLHDPVSFVALVRPELFTFKKGVVRVETQGICVGHTLLDQGLKKWNTSNPWTDYSPVSVAWTVDVDEVLNYIKKMLMKS, translated from the exons ATGTCAAATTGTGATGGTGATTTGGTTGATGGATTTGTGACTACCAACAATTATTCTTTTGCTAAGCAACGTGAAAAGATCATCATTGATACTGATCCTGGCattg ATGACAGTATGGCAATACTAATGGCATTTCAGACACCGGAAGTTGAGATCATAGGCTTGACTACAATCTTTGGTAATGTTACTACAAAAGATGCTACACGTAATGCATTACTTTTg TGTGAAACTGCAGGATATCCGGATGTTCCCGTCGCCGAGGGCAGCCCTGAACCTCTGAAG AGAGGGGAACCACGGGTTGCAGACTTTGTTCATGGTTCAGATGGATTAGGCAACTTATTCTTACCTTGTCCAAATTCTAAGAAAAATGACAATTCTGCATCTGAATTCTTAGTGGAAAAAGTTTCTGAATATCCTGGTGAAGTGTCTATACTTGCACTAGGACCATTGACAAATTTGGCGTTG GCTGTCAAGAGGGACTCGACCTTTGCAAGCAAGGTGAAGAGAGTGGTCGTACTCGGTGGTTCCTTCTTTGCTTTAGGAAATGTTAATCCTGCTGCGGAAGCAAAT ATATATGGGGATCCAGAGGCAGCAGATATTGTATTTACTTCGGGGGCAAATATTGATATTGTAGGCATCAACATTACAACACAAGTCAAATTGACAG ATGCTGATCTTGAAGAACTAAGGCAATCTGAAGGAAAACATGCTAAAATTTTGGGCAACATGTGCAAATTTTACCGTGATTGGCATGTGAAATCAGACGGCGTCTATG GAATTTTCCTACATGATCCTGTTAGTTTTGTGGCACTAGTTCGACCTGAACTCTTCACCTTCAAGAAAGGTGTCGTGAGGGTTGAGACACAGGGCATTTGCGTCGGACATACCTTGTTGGACCAAGGGCTAAAGAA GTGGAATACGAGCAACCCTTGGACGGATTATTCCCCGGTTTCAGTTGCATGGACAGTTGATGTGGATGAAGTTCTGAATTACATAAAGAAAATGCTAATGAAATCTTGA
- the LOC107829326 gene encoding uridine nucleosidase 1 isoform X2, whose protein sequence is MAILMAFQTPEVEIIGLTTIFGNVTTKDATRNALLLCETAGYPDVPVAEGSPEPLKRGEPRVADFVHGSDGLGNLFLPCPNSKKNDNSASEFLVEKVSEYPGEVSILALGPLTNLALAVKRDSTFASKVKRVVVLGGSFFALGNVNPAAEANIYGDPEAADIVFTSGANIDIVGINITTQVKLTDADLEELRQSEGKHAKILGNMCKFYRDWHVKSDGVYGIFLHDPVSFVALVRPELFTFKKGVVRVETQGICVGHTLLDQGLKKWNTSNPWTDYSPVSVAWTVDVDEVLNYIKKMLMKS, encoded by the exons ATGGCAATACTAATGGCATTTCAGACACCGGAAGTTGAGATCATAGGCTTGACTACAATCTTTGGTAATGTTACTACAAAAGATGCTACACGTAATGCATTACTTTTg TGTGAAACTGCAGGATATCCGGATGTTCCCGTCGCCGAGGGCAGCCCTGAACCTCTGAAG AGAGGGGAACCACGGGTTGCAGACTTTGTTCATGGTTCAGATGGATTAGGCAACTTATTCTTACCTTGTCCAAATTCTAAGAAAAATGACAATTCTGCATCTGAATTCTTAGTGGAAAAAGTTTCTGAATATCCTGGTGAAGTGTCTATACTTGCACTAGGACCATTGACAAATTTGGCGTTG GCTGTCAAGAGGGACTCGACCTTTGCAAGCAAGGTGAAGAGAGTGGTCGTACTCGGTGGTTCCTTCTTTGCTTTAGGAAATGTTAATCCTGCTGCGGAAGCAAAT ATATATGGGGATCCAGAGGCAGCAGATATTGTATTTACTTCGGGGGCAAATATTGATATTGTAGGCATCAACATTACAACACAAGTCAAATTGACAG ATGCTGATCTTGAAGAACTAAGGCAATCTGAAGGAAAACATGCTAAAATTTTGGGCAACATGTGCAAATTTTACCGTGATTGGCATGTGAAATCAGACGGCGTCTATG GAATTTTCCTACATGATCCTGTTAGTTTTGTGGCACTAGTTCGACCTGAACTCTTCACCTTCAAGAAAGGTGTCGTGAGGGTTGAGACACAGGGCATTTGCGTCGGACATACCTTGTTGGACCAAGGGCTAAAGAA GTGGAATACGAGCAACCCTTGGACGGATTATTCCCCGGTTTCAGTTGCATGGACAGTTGATGTGGATGAAGTTCTGAATTACATAAAGAAAATGCTAATGAAATCTTGA